One Actinomycetospora corticicola genomic window, GTCCGGTGAGGCGAAGTGGGGCCAGACCTCGGACGTCGTGCTGCTGCTGCCGCACGGCCACGAGGGCCAGGGCCCCGACCACACCTCGGGCCGCATCGAGCGGTTCCTGCAGCTGTGCGCGGAGGGCTCGATGACGGTGGCGCTGCCGTCGTCGCCGTCGAACTACTTCCACCTGCTGCGCCGGCACGCCACCGACGGGGTGCGTCGGCCGCTGGTCGTCTTCACGCCGAAGTCGATGCTGCGCAACAAGGCCGCGGTCAGCCCGGTCGAGGACTTCACCTCGGGCAGCTACCACCCGGTGCTCGACGACCCGACGTTCTCCTCGGGCGACAAGGCCGCGAACGCGTCCAAGGTCCTCATGTGCGCGGGCAAGATCTACTACGAGCTGGTCGCGGCCCGCGAGAAGGCCGGGAGGACCGACGACATCGCGATCGTCCGGCTCGAGCAGCTCTACCCGATCGCCGGCGACGAGATCTCGTCGATCATCGCCCGGTACTCGAACGCCCAGAGCATCTCCTGGGTGCAGGAGGAGCCGGCGAACCAGGGGGCGTGGCCGTTCCTGGGCCTCATGCTCCCGGAGAAGGTCGAGCGGCTGCGCGGGCTGCGCCGCATCTCCCGTCGCCGCATGGCCGCGCCCGCGGCCGGTGTGGCGAAGGTGCACGAGGTGGAGCAGAAGGCGCTGATCGCCGAGGCCATCGAGGGCTAGGACGCGAAGCGCAGCGGAGCCGGACCCGGGGAGGTCGCACGGTGTACTTCACCGACCGGGGCATCGAGGAGCTCGAGGACCGACGGGGCGAGGAGGAGGTCAGCCTGGCGTGGCTGGCCGACCGCCTCCGCGCCTTCGTCGACGCCCACCCCGAGCACGCCGGCGCGGCCGACCGCTTCGCGGTGTTCCTGGCGCGCGACGACAGCGACGATGTGGACTGACGTCCATGTGAGCACTTTCGGCGGCTATAGCGGCCGAAGTGCTCACATCGCGCGTGCAGTCAGGACCAACAGCAGAGACGTACGTTCGCGACATGTGAGCACTTTCGGGCGCTATAGCCCCCGAAAGTGCTCACATGCGCGCAGCGCACCTAGCCGATCCCGGCCGACGACAGCCAGTCCCGGGCCACCTGGGCGGGGTCCGGCTTGTCCGGGGCGTCGAGCCGCTTGTTCAGGTCGGTCAACGTCGCGGTGTCCATCTTCTGCGAGATCAGGTTCAGCACGTCGGCCACGACCGGGTTGCCGAGCTTGCTCGCGTTGATCAGCGGCACGACCTGCTGCGCCGCGAAGTTGGACTTCGGGTCGGCGAGGATCACGAAGTCGTTGTTCGGGATCGACGGGTCGGTGGTGAAGAGGTCCGCCGCCTGGATCGACCCGTCCCGCAGCGCGGCGACGGTGAGCGGCCCACCGGCGTCGAGCGAACGGAACTCCTTGAACG contains:
- a CDS encoding DUF6104 family protein encodes the protein MYFTDRGIEELEDRRGEEEVSLAWLADRLRAFVDAHPEHAGAADRFAVFLARDDSDDVD